A genomic window from Sphingobacterium sp. BN32 includes:
- a CDS encoding TonB-dependent receptor — translation MSNKPACAKSHFYRGFRTLKIATRQRLVLLSFPLVFLGIPPSTLYAHSSSRLISLQTAQGIVKDKDGKPIEGATVTIRGTSVGTQTDRNGHFMFPNLEKGSVLVFSFTGYLTQEVTLENQKSIDIVLVEDPEALEEVVVVAFGTQKKTDMVGSVTQIKPNNLRVPSSNLTTALAGQAAGIIAFQRSGEPGMDNADFFIRGVTSFGTGKVDPLILIDGVELSVTELARLRPDDIESFSIMKDATSTALYGARGANGVIFVTTKQGKEGKANISLRAEGSVSAPTSNVELADPVTYMELYNNALVSRDPFAEPLYTQEKIESTREGLHPIIFPAVDWRSALFKDQTFNHRYNLNVTGGGKVARYYVAGSFAQDNGMLRVDGKNNFNNNVDLKSYTLRANVNIDLTKSTELIVRLNGNFDNYTGPIEGGGAMYNKVVRANPVDFVPFYPVDDLHSHIEHIMFGGLRERAFLNPYADMVKGYKDYDRSLMMAQMEIKQNLSFLTEGLRFRSMFNTNRISRYDIERAYKPFFYELAYYDRRTLDYVVSITNENSGEEFLSFGLDNELRAQNSVFYMENAIDYSRTFNEKHSISALLVNILRSSTNAVAGSLQLSLPSRNFGLSGRTTYSYDNRYYAEVNFGYNGSERFHESHRYGFFPSFGLAWSISNEKFWEPLKGKINNLRLRGTYGLVGNDAIGSATDRFFYLSNVVMNDASKGFTFGREYGTTQPGINVTRYSNPDITWETSYKTNLALELGLFNKVNIQADFFKEERKDILMNRSAIPTTMGLSAAVRANVGRASGQGMDMSVDYSENFSNGFWMQLRGNFTYAKSKYLAYEEPIYEKEWWKSRLGYSIHQPWGYIAERLFVDDSEVANSPSQQFGSTNVAGDIKYKDVNGDGLITTLDQVPIGFPTIPEIIYGGGFSVGYKNFDISAFFQGSARSSFWTGGVVDGVTGPANVQPFVGGKQILKAFSDSHFSMENQDLYALWPRLSTQNQANNTQLSTWWLNNGAFVRLKQAEIGYSLPDRLAKRLYTDKLRIYASGTNLFLISGFKLWDIEMGGNGLGYPLQRVVNFGINLSF, via the coding sequence ATGAGCAACAAACCAGCATGCGCTAAATCCCATTTCTACCGAGGATTTAGAACATTAAAAATCGCAACACGACAGCGGCTTGTCCTGCTATCATTTCCTTTAGTATTTCTGGGAATCCCTCCGAGCACCCTTTACGCCCACTCCAGCAGTCGTTTGATTAGCCTACAAACAGCACAGGGTATTGTGAAGGACAAAGATGGAAAGCCCATTGAAGGAGCGACCGTAACAATCCGCGGCACTTCTGTGGGAACACAGACCGATCGCAACGGGCATTTTATGTTTCCCAATTTAGAGAAGGGCAGTGTTTTAGTGTTCAGTTTTACCGGATACTTGACGCAGGAAGTCACTCTCGAGAATCAAAAAAGCATCGATATTGTGCTTGTTGAAGATCCTGAAGCATTGGAGGAGGTCGTAGTCGTTGCCTTTGGAACGCAGAAAAAGACGGATATGGTGGGCTCTGTAACACAAATTAAGCCTAACAACCTACGGGTTCCCAGTAGTAATTTGACCACGGCTCTGGCAGGACAAGCCGCAGGTATCATTGCCTTTCAAAGAAGTGGTGAACCGGGGATGGATAATGCTGATTTCTTTATTCGCGGGGTGACATCCTTTGGTACGGGGAAAGTGGATCCTTTGATTTTAATTGATGGAGTTGAATTAAGTGTTACGGAACTTGCGCGACTACGTCCCGATGATATCGAGAGCTTTTCGATCATGAAAGATGCGACTTCCACCGCTTTATATGGCGCTCGCGGAGCCAACGGTGTAATATTCGTAACAACAAAGCAGGGTAAGGAGGGAAAAGCTAACATTTCTTTGCGCGCAGAAGGATCTGTATCTGCTCCAACAAGTAATGTTGAATTAGCCGATCCAGTTACATACATGGAACTTTATAACAATGCTTTGGTTTCACGTGACCCTTTCGCCGAACCCCTCTATACACAAGAAAAAATCGAATCGACACGTGAGGGTTTACACCCCATTATATTTCCAGCGGTTGATTGGCGTTCTGCTCTCTTTAAAGATCAAACGTTTAATCATCGATACAACTTGAACGTGACGGGTGGCGGAAAAGTTGCTCGTTACTATGTTGCCGGATCGTTTGCGCAAGATAACGGTATGCTACGTGTTGACGGTAAAAACAACTTCAATAACAACGTCGATTTAAAGAGCTACACCCTACGCGCCAATGTCAACATCGATCTGACAAAAAGCACAGAATTAATTGTCCGCCTTAATGGAAACTTTGATAATTATACAGGTCCGATTGAAGGTGGTGGTGCCATGTATAACAAAGTCGTTCGCGCAAATCCTGTAGATTTCGTCCCTTTCTATCCAGTGGATGATTTACATAGCCATATCGAACACATCATGTTTGGCGGCTTGCGAGAACGCGCATTCTTAAATCCGTATGCCGACATGGTTAAAGGCTACAAAGATTACGATCGTTCGCTGATGATGGCGCAGATGGAGATAAAGCAGAACTTATCGTTTTTAACGGAAGGGTTGCGCTTTCGCTCCATGTTCAATACCAACAGAATCTCCCGATACGATATCGAACGCGCATATAAACCTTTCTTCTACGAATTAGCCTATTACGATCGTCGAACTTTAGATTATGTGGTTTCTATAACGAATGAAAACTCAGGGGAGGAATTTTTAAGTTTCGGTCTTGACAACGAGCTTCGTGCTCAAAACTCCGTTTTTTACATGGAGAATGCAATTGATTACTCGCGAACGTTCAATGAGAAACATAGTATTAGTGCTTTATTGGTAAATATCCTCCGTTCTAGCACCAACGCCGTTGCAGGAAGTCTACAGCTTTCCTTACCCTCAAGAAATTTTGGATTATCAGGCCGTACAACTTATTCTTATGATAATCGCTACTATGCCGAAGTGAACTTCGGTTATAACGGCTCAGAACGCTTTCACGAAAGCCATCGATACGGATTTTTCCCTTCATTTGGATTGGCTTGGAGCATTTCCAACGAGAAATTTTGGGAACCTTTAAAAGGCAAAATTAACAATCTTCGCCTACGCGGTACTTACGGATTAGTAGGAAATGACGCTATCGGCTCGGCTACAGATCGTTTCTTTTATTTATCCAACGTGGTAATGAATGATGCCTCCAAAGGATTTACTTTTGGAAGAGAATATGGTACTACTCAACCTGGAATCAATGTAACACGTTATTCAAATCCCGACATTACTTGGGAAACGTCCTATAAGACAAATCTGGCTCTAGAATTAGGTCTATTTAATAAGGTTAATATTCAAGCGGACTTCTTCAAAGAAGAAAGAAAAGATATATTGATGAACCGCTCGGCAATTCCCACAACGATGGGTCTGTCGGCTGCTGTTCGCGCGAATGTCGGTCGTGCCTCCGGACAGGGAATGGATATGTCAGTCGACTATTCAGAAAACTTTTCAAACGGTTTTTGGATGCAACTTCGAGGGAACTTCACTTATGCAAAAAGCAAATACTTAGCTTATGAAGAGCCTATTTATGAAAAAGAATGGTGGAAGTCGCGCTTAGGATATTCGATTCATCAGCCTTGGGGATATATTGCTGAACGCCTATTCGTTGATGACAGTGAAGTGGCGAATTCACCGAGTCAACAATTTGGCTCCACCAATGTTGCCGGTGATATCAAATATAAAGATGTCAATGGCGATGGTTTAATAACCACATTGGATCAGGTTCCAATCGGATTCCCTACTATTCCAGAGATTATTTATGGAGGCGGATTCTCTGTTGGCTATAAAAACTTTGATATTTCGGCATTCTTCCAAGGTTCTGCACGTTCGTCCTTTTGGACTGGCGGGGTCGTAGATGGAGTTACCGGACCAGCCAATGTCCAACCTTTTGTTGGCGGAAAACAAATCCTAAAAGCGTTTTCAGATAGTCATTTCTCTATGGAGAATCAAGATCTATATGCGCTATGGCCACGCTTAAGCACACAAAATCAAGCCAATAATACGCAGTTAAGCACATGGTGGCTAAATAATGGCGCATTCGTACGGTTAAAACAAGCAGAGATTGGTTATTCGTTACCAGATCGCTTGGCAAAAAGACTTTATACGGATAAGTTAAGAATTTACGCAAGTGGTACGAACCTGTTTTTAATAAGTGGTTTCAAATTATGGGATATCGAAATGGGCGGAAACGGTCTTGGCTACCCCTTGCAAAGAGTTGTCAATTTTGGAATCAACCTATCCTTTTAA
- the ybeY gene encoding rRNA maturation RNase YbeY: MALKNIHFFSEDIAFTLKEKQKVREWINQTIKNEDFIRVAELNFIFCSDEYLLTINKQYLDHDTYTDIVTFDSSEEEDIIAGDIFISIDRIRENAEKFAVAERDELHRVIIHGVLHLCGYYDKKKEDKALMTQKEDQYLKARAF; the protein is encoded by the coding sequence ATGGCTCTTAAGAATATACATTTTTTTTCAGAAGACATCGCATTCACCTTAAAAGAAAAACAAAAGGTACGTGAATGGATCAACCAAACGATAAAAAATGAAGATTTTATTCGCGTAGCAGAACTCAATTTCATTTTCTGCTCTGACGAGTATTTACTGACAATCAATAAGCAATATTTGGATCATGATACCTATACCGATATCGTAACCTTCGACTCTTCTGAAGAGGAAGACATCATCGCCGGCGATATCTTTATCTCTATCGATCGTATTCGTGAAAATGCAGAGAAGTTTGCTGTTGCAGAACGCGACGAACTTCATCGTGTCATTATCCACGGCGTTTTGCACTTGTGTGGATACTACGATAAGAAAAAAGAAGATAAAGCACTAATGACGCAAAAAGAAGATCAATATCTCAAAGCGAGAGCGTTTTAA
- the def gene encoding peptide deformylase, producing the protein MQRIVFLLLIFVPSLIFAQNHAQEIATYRKEKDAAYLKNEYGPLKADQLSYLDYFPANQQYLVKAKVELLPDEPTFRMPTYDGTSNEYKRYALLHFDLFGAKYTLTAYQSVALFQTEAYRDHLFVPFMDNTNGVSSYEGGRYLDLSIKEIRNNELTIDFNKAYNPYCAYSNGYRCPQPPKDNILSLDIEAGEKKYKGPTNERKVNISAAKNFNDTERKIINSADDTTLMHVYLITHEKELAVLRKPSEDLKFDDPLVDKLASRMFKTVQDPQHKGVGIAAPQVGINKNVIWVQRFDKANEPFEFYINPKIIWRSKLIRIGAEGCLSIPDRKEDVERSYAIRLQYVDRKGNVVEENIEGFTAVIFQHEIDHLYGILYPDRLEQQLERTGVPLDHKMKFRLEKGHIIP; encoded by the coding sequence ATGCAAAGAATCGTTTTCCTGCTACTCATCTTCGTTCCTTCGTTAATTTTTGCGCAAAATCATGCGCAAGAAATAGCAACATATAGGAAGGAAAAGGACGCAGCCTATTTAAAAAATGAGTATGGACCGTTGAAAGCAGATCAGCTATCTTATTTAGATTACTTCCCTGCGAACCAACAATACCTTGTAAAGGCAAAGGTTGAATTACTGCCCGATGAACCTACATTTCGGATGCCAACCTATGACGGCACATCGAATGAGTATAAGCGCTATGCTTTATTGCATTTTGATTTGTTCGGAGCGAAGTATACCCTGACAGCCTATCAAAGTGTTGCATTATTTCAGACGGAAGCCTACAGGGATCATTTATTTGTTCCTTTTATGGACAACACGAATGGTGTTAGCAGCTATGAGGGAGGGCGATACTTGGATTTAAGTATCAAAGAGATTAGAAATAACGAATTAACAATAGATTTTAACAAGGCCTATAATCCCTATTGCGCTTATAGCAATGGTTATAGGTGCCCACAGCCACCAAAGGATAATATCTTATCCCTGGATATCGAAGCTGGTGAAAAAAAATACAAAGGTCCTACAAACGAGAGAAAAGTGAATATATCAGCGGCAAAAAACTTTAACGACACGGAGCGAAAGATCATCAATTCTGCTGATGATACTACGCTAATGCATGTTTATCTGATTACCCACGAGAAGGAATTGGCGGTATTGAGAAAACCATCGGAAGATTTGAAATTTGATGATCCTTTAGTCGATAAATTGGCTTCAAGAATGTTTAAAACGGTGCAAGATCCGCAGCATAAAGGGGTGGGAATCGCAGCTCCACAGGTAGGAATCAACAAGAATGTTATTTGGGTCCAGCGCTTCGATAAGGCTAATGAACCTTTTGAGTTTTATATTAACCCCAAGATTATCTGGCGTTCGAAACTGATCCGCATCGGTGCTGAGGGCTGCCTTTCAATTCCGGATCGCAAAGAGGATGTTGAGCGTAGCTATGCCATTCGTTTGCAATATGTGGATAGGAAGGGCAATGTTGTTGAAGAAAATATTGAAGGATTTACTGCTGTTATTTTTCAACATGAAATTGACCACCTCTATGGTATCTTATACCCGGACCGATTGGAACAGCAACTAGAAAGGACGGGCGTACCTTTAGATCATAAAATGAAGTTTCGGCTAGAGAAAGGCCATATCATCCCTTGA
- a CDS encoding acyl-CoA desaturase has protein sequence MKSTLNKPSVKFCKDSSSFSQTLKARIHRYFTDHHKKKTGNRRLFLKAAILLITLIGLYALLLFNIAHWSLQLLLCMLLGLNLAAIGFNIMHDAGHDTFSSDKKLNTLLSYSLNLLGGNIYFWKLKHNIAHHTYTNIDGEDHDIEIKFMRIHPDQPLKKHHRYQRWYFPFLYSISYLAWIFYQDYEKYFRQRMGVSADKFDFPLKEKRIFWLSKCIHFFLFLIVPCCLLGIIPTLIGLMVAGMACGISLATIFQLAHVVTETEFKTLTTRRVPEDWMVHQIQSTANFATDNKYLTWLLGGLNFQVEHHLFPKVSHTHYPAINRIVIATCQEFNIPYTEFKTLRGAFASHVETLRRMSHVDS, from the coding sequence ATGAAATCAACCCTCAATAAACCTTCCGTTAAATTTTGTAAAGACAGTTCTTCGTTTTCGCAGACTTTGAAAGCTAGGATACACCGTTATTTTACGGATCACCATAAGAAAAAAACGGGCAACCGCCGCCTCTTCTTAAAGGCCGCTATCTTACTGATCACGCTAATCGGCCTATATGCGCTGCTGCTGTTCAACATTGCTCATTGGTCACTCCAACTGCTATTGTGCATGCTCTTGGGGCTAAATCTCGCGGCTATCGGATTCAACATCATGCACGACGCCGGTCATGATACATTTAGTAGTGATAAAAAGCTGAATACCTTGCTTTCCTATTCACTGAATCTACTTGGTGGAAATATCTACTTTTGGAAATTAAAACACAACATTGCCCACCACACCTATACGAATATCGATGGAGAGGACCATGATATAGAGATCAAGTTCATGCGAATCCATCCGGACCAGCCCCTCAAAAAGCATCATCGATACCAGAGATGGTATTTCCCATTTTTGTATAGTATTTCTTATTTGGCCTGGATCTTTTATCAGGATTATGAAAAATATTTCCGGCAACGAATGGGAGTGAGCGCCGATAAATTTGACTTTCCCCTGAAAGAAAAACGTATTTTCTGGTTAAGCAAGTGTATTCATTTCTTTCTTTTTTTAATCGTTCCTTGCTGCCTGTTAGGAATAATTCCCACGCTGATTGGGTTGATGGTAGCAGGTATGGCCTGTGGAATCAGTCTTGCCACCATATTTCAGTTGGCTCACGTTGTGACGGAAACCGAGTTTAAGACCTTGACGACTAGGAGGGTGCCGGAAGACTGGATGGTTCATCAGATTCAATCCACTGCTAACTTTGCTACTGACAATAAATACTTGACGTGGTTGCTCGGAGGATTGAACTTTCAAGTCGAGCATCACCTTTTTCCAAAAGTGAGTCATACCCATTATCCGGCGATCAATCGCATCGTTATAGCAACCTGTCAAGAATTCAATATTCCATATACCGAATTTAAAACGCTGCGCGGGGCCTTTGCATCCCATGTAGAAACTTTGAGAAGGATGTCGCATGTGGACAGCTAA
- the ruvX gene encoding Holliday junction resolvase RuvX: MRLMAFDYGTKRIGIAVSDSLQIIATALATVHPEEVWNFLQNYLATEQVETFVVGKPMRLDGSPSQSAQHVVGFMRKLKKTYPSIPVVEVDERFTSKIASQAIAQSGLKKQKRQEKSLVDTVSATLILQTYMDSKGF; encoded by the coding sequence ATGAGATTGATGGCTTTCGATTACGGGACGAAACGTATCGGCATCGCCGTTTCTGATTCTTTACAGATTATCGCTACAGCACTCGCTACAGTGCACCCTGAGGAAGTCTGGAACTTCCTTCAAAATTACTTAGCAACCGAACAAGTGGAAACATTTGTAGTAGGAAAACCTATGCGACTAGACGGAAGCCCTTCGCAATCAGCACAGCATGTCGTTGGATTTATGCGTAAGTTAAAGAAGACTTATCCAAGCATTCCTGTGGTGGAAGTTGATGAACGCTTTACCTCGAAGATTGCCTCTCAAGCCATCGCCCAATCGGGACTGAAAAAACAAAAACGCCAAGAGAAAAGTTTGGTCGATACGGTATCCGCCACGCTTATTCTTCAAACTTATATGGACAGCAAAGGATTCTAA
- a CDS encoding RagB/SusD family nutrient uptake outer membrane protein: MKKYIFLLILFLATSCNKYLDIVPDNIATIEYAFRLRATTERYLFTCYSYLPQLGNRNTSPALFGGDELWWVRESISSNPWHIARGNQNVTNPYLNFWNDTYPLWRAIRECNIFLENIMNVKDVEDFEKRKWAAEVKFLKAYYHFFLLRMYGPIPIMKENIPISASEEEVRVSRQPVDEVFNYIVELIDEACLDLPDLVDDENSELGRITLPIAMGMKAKILVYAASPLFNGNPDYSGYSNKDGTLLFSQSASPEKWAKAVAACKEAIDKCHSLGMELYYFEETNIARNLSDSLKTQMNTRNSFVERWNSEIIWAHTKNNARDLQVNAMPKSLPAAAIGNGAVEGHFAVPMRIADLFYSEHGIPIDEDISWPYDNRFSLRKAVDKDRFFIRKGYTTAEYNFDRESRFYSTLGFDGGVWFGQGNFDQENAYWLELKLGQSGGKRGNLNHTVTGYYPKKYIYYTNVLSTTANTYTSVDYPWTMLRLTDLYMLYAEALNELQGPNDESFIYLDLVRKRAGLAGVKESWTTYSRNPTKFNTQQGLREIIQQERNIEFCLEGQRFWDVRRWKTAIEVYNDVISGWDMDQARAEDYYREKTIFRQSFALKDYFWPIREYDLIVNKNLVQSPGW; this comes from the coding sequence ATGAAAAAATACATATTTCTCCTCATACTATTTCTGGCGACTTCCTGTAACAAATACTTGGATATCGTTCCGGATAATATAGCCACGATCGAATATGCATTTCGATTACGCGCGACTACTGAACGCTATTTATTTACCTGTTATTCCTACCTCCCACAGCTTGGAAATAGAAACACAAGTCCTGCACTCTTTGGAGGTGACGAGCTGTGGTGGGTGCGCGAGAGTATCTCTTCAAACCCATGGCATATTGCAAGAGGAAATCAAAACGTCACTAATCCCTATCTAAACTTTTGGAATGACACCTACCCTCTTTGGCGTGCCATACGGGAATGTAATATTTTCTTAGAAAACATCATGAACGTCAAGGATGTAGAAGATTTTGAGAAAAGGAAATGGGCGGCCGAAGTAAAGTTCTTAAAGGCCTATTATCATTTTTTCCTTTTGCGAATGTATGGGCCGATTCCAATTATGAAGGAAAACATCCCAATTTCTGCATCCGAAGAGGAAGTTCGCGTTTCGCGCCAACCTGTCGACGAGGTGTTCAATTATATTGTCGAGTTAATTGATGAAGCTTGCCTAGACTTGCCAGATCTTGTTGACGACGAGAATTCGGAATTAGGAAGAATCACATTGCCTATTGCGATGGGTATGAAAGCAAAAATATTGGTCTATGCAGCAAGTCCCCTATTTAATGGAAACCCAGATTACTCTGGTTATTCAAATAAAGACGGTACGCTACTGTTTAGCCAATCTGCGAGTCCTGAAAAATGGGCGAAAGCCGTAGCTGCGTGTAAAGAAGCAATTGATAAGTGCCATTCATTGGGAATGGAATTGTATTATTTTGAGGAAACCAATATTGCGAGAAATTTATCGGATTCTTTGAAGACACAAATGAATACGCGGAATTCGTTTGTAGAACGTTGGAACTCAGAAATCATTTGGGCACATACGAAGAATAATGCGCGCGATTTGCAAGTCAATGCCATGCCTAAAAGTTTGCCTGCCGCAGCCATAGGCAATGGCGCAGTGGAAGGACATTTTGCAGTTCCGATGCGAATTGCCGATTTATTTTACAGCGAACATGGTATACCCATCGATGAGGATATCAGCTGGCCATATGACAATCGGTTTTCTTTGCGAAAGGCCGTTGATAAAGATCGCTTTTTTATTCGGAAAGGATATACGACAGCGGAATACAATTTTGACAGAGAATCAAGGTTTTATTCGACGCTTGGCTTCGATGGAGGAGTTTGGTTTGGCCAAGGTAACTTTGATCAGGAAAACGCATATTGGCTAGAATTAAAACTTGGACAAAGCGGTGGAAAAAGAGGAAATCTAAACCATACCGTAACCGGATATTATCCTAAAAAATATATCTACTATACGAATGTTTTATCGACGACTGCTAATACTTATACATCGGTGGACTACCCTTGGACTATGCTTCGATTAACAGACCTCTACATGTTATACGCAGAAGCATTAAATGAGTTGCAGGGTCCAAATGATGAAAGCTTCATCTATTTAGACCTCGTACGCAAGCGAGCAGGTTTAGCCGGTGTCAAGGAATCGTGGACAACCTATTCGAGAAATCCAACAAAGTTCAACACTCAACAAGGGCTTAGAGAGATTATCCAGCAGGAGCGTAATATTGAATTCTGCTTAGAAGGGCAGCGATTTTGGGATGTCCGTCGTTGGAAAACCGCCATTGAAGTTTATAATGATGTCATTAGCGGTTGGGATATGGATCAGGCACGAGCGGAAGATTACTATCGTGAAAAAACCATATTTCGTCAATCGTTCGCCCTGAAAGATTATTTCTGGCCGATTCGCGAATACGACTTAATTGTCAACAAAAACTTAGTTCAAAGTCCAGGATGGTAA
- a CDS encoding DEAD/DEAH box helicase — protein sequence MGIIAPLLKAIQKTGYQEPTEIQSRAVPLILKGHDIIACAQTGTGKTAAFALPILHLLHTAKDDRSHPRALVIVPTRELAVQVSESLSSFANALPLRHLAIFGGVSQQQQVAKLKEGVDLIVATPGRLLDLHAQGHLNISKVACLVLDEADNMLDMGFLHDIKKIMSALPKKHQTLLFSATMPQGIRKLAKEMMQHPKEIAVSPVSSTLPTINQSVYLVDKTEKTTLLKQFLTRRTGQQTLVFLRTKHGADRLSKKLLKYGITAVSIHGNKTQNARQKALNSFKEGKVDVMLATDIAARGIDIKELPMVINYDLPEDAETYVHRIGRTGRAGKTGEAHSFCSPEEKSLLLKIQKLIGRQLTNK from the coding sequence ATGGGAATCATAGCGCCCTTATTGAAAGCTATTCAGAAGACAGGCTATCAGGAACCTACGGAAATTCAGAGTCGGGCAGTCCCGCTGATATTAAAAGGACACGATATCATTGCTTGCGCCCAGACCGGTACCGGTAAAACGGCTGCATTCGCACTTCCTATATTACATCTTTTGCATACTGCAAAAGATGATCGCAGCCATCCTAGAGCGCTGGTCATTGTTCCTACGCGCGAACTTGCTGTGCAAGTCTCAGAAAGTCTATCAAGCTTCGCCAATGCCCTGCCATTGCGACATTTGGCGATCTTTGGTGGTGTATCTCAGCAGCAACAAGTTGCCAAGTTGAAAGAAGGAGTCGACCTAATCGTAGCGACTCCTGGAAGACTGCTCGATTTGCACGCTCAAGGGCACCTAAACATTTCAAAGGTTGCTTGCTTAGTCTTGGATGAGGCAGATAATATGCTCGATATGGGATTCCTGCATGATATAAAAAAAATAATGTCTGCTCTCCCGAAAAAGCATCAGACCCTACTGTTTTCTGCGACGATGCCCCAGGGTATTCGCAAACTGGCCAAAGAAATGATGCAGCATCCAAAAGAAATCGCAGTTTCTCCTGTTTCTTCAACTCTACCAACTATAAACCAGTCGGTCTATCTAGTGGATAAAACGGAGAAAACAACGCTACTTAAGCAATTCCTTACTAGAAGGACGGGTCAGCAAACACTTGTTTTTCTGCGCACGAAGCACGGCGCTGATCGCTTGTCAAAAAAATTATTGAAGTACGGCATCACTGCGGTCAGTATTCACGGGAACAAAACGCAGAACGCTCGTCAAAAAGCGTTAAATTCCTTTAAAGAAGGTAAAGTAGATGTGATGTTGGCAACAGATATTGCAGCAAGAGGAATCGACATCAAGGAACTTCCCATGGTCATCAACTACGATCTTCCGGAAGACGCAGAAACGTACGTGCATCGCATTGGAAGGACAGGCCGAGCAGGAAAGACAGGAGAGGCGCACTCTTTTTGTAGCCCTGAGGAAAAGTCATTGCTGTTGAAGATTCAGAAGCTGATCGGACGTCAACTGACCAACAAATAA
- a CDS encoding cold-shock protein, whose amino-acid sequence MAQGKVKFFNNTKGFGFISPEDGSQEIFVHSTGLRDDIRENDLVTYDVERGQKGLNAVNVRIA is encoded by the coding sequence ATGGCACAAGGAAAAGTTAAGTTCTTTAACAACACGAAAGGTTTTGGATTTATTAGCCCAGAAGACGGTAGTCAGGAAATTTTCGTACACTCGACCGGACTAAGAGACGATATTAGAGAAAACGATTTGGTTACATACGACGTGGAAAGAGGGCAAAAAGGGCTCAATGCAGTTAACGTCCGTATCGCATAA